From Trichoderma atroviride chromosome 1, complete sequence, one genomic window encodes:
- a CDS encoding uncharacterized protein (EggNog:ENOG41~CAZy:CE4), with amino-acid sequence MGKKRVLVSYGVHVDAVAGWLGSYGGEDSTNDISRGIFAGTVGTQRLLKLFRKYDIKTTWFIPGHSLDSFPEDMKAVRDAGHEIGLHGYSHENPTAMTMEQQRQVLDKTYRQLAEFTGKPPRGSVAPWWETSREGAQLLLDYGIEYDSSMSHHDCQAYYLPVGTSWTKIDYSKNAESWMKPLDMGTSTGLVEIPSNWYLDDLPPMMFIKKAPNSHGFVNARDVEDIWRDHFDYFYREYDEFIFPVTIHPDVSGRPHALLMHERCVKDFIKDALQHLN; translated from the exons ATGGGCAAAAAGCGAGTGCTTGTTAGCTACGGAGTTCATGTCGACGCTGTTGCGGGCTGGCTTGGCTCTTATGGCGGAGAGGACTCAACCAACGATATAAGCCGAG GCATATTTGCTGGTACCGTTGGCACACAGCGGCTGCTTAAGCTCTTTCGCAAATATGACATAAAGACCACTTGGTTCATTCCAGGGCACAGTCTCGACTCGTTCCCGGAAGACATGAAGGCCGTGAGAGACGCTGGCCATGAGATTGGCTTGCATGGCTACTCTCACGAGAATCCGACCGCCATGAcgatggagcagcagcggcaagtATTAGATAAGACGTACCGCCAGCTTGCCGAATTTACCGGCAAACCGCCCAGGGGTAGTGTCGCACCATG GTGGGAGACCAGCCGCGAAGGTGCCCAGCTTCTGTTGGACTATGGAATCGAGTACGACAGTAGCATGAGCCATCACGACTGCCAGGCCTACTATCTGCCTGTGGGAACATCTTGGACCAAAATTGACTATTCCAAGAATGCCGAGTCGTGGATGAAACCCCTTGATATGGGTACCAGCACGGGCTTGGTCGAGATTCCATCGAATTGGTACTTGGATGACCTGCCGCCAATGATGTTCATCAAGAAAGCACCCAACAGTCACGGTTTTGTAAACGCTCGAGACGTCGAGGACATTTGGCGCGATCATTTTGACTACTTTTATCGCGAATACGACGAGTTCATTTTCCCTGTGACTATTCACCCAGATGTATCGGGCCGACCGCATGCTTTACTCATGCATGAGAGGTGCGTGAAAGATTTCATAAAGGACGCATTGCAACATTTAAACTGA
- a CDS encoding uncharacterized protein (EggNog:ENOG41), whose amino-acid sequence MAENNYPWHHVASLSFYTIRTPLAIDTEASLSLIVAAMETFQVVARKYQTSLMKEAIDIIRILLYPHRKRRSVNVSILSQALTVSLSTSKTSSGSPYTSLCDQLDNEESTTIMGCLADFPNLQNMRFADMFPGLM is encoded by the coding sequence ATGGCCGAAAACAATTACCCATGGCACCACGTTGCCAGCCTGTCGTTCTACACCATCCGCACGCCGTTGGCCATTGACACCGAGGCTTCATTGAGTCTAATTGTAGCTGCTATGGAGACGTTTCAGGTTGTCGCCAGGAAATACCAGACCTCTCTAATGAAAGAAGCTATTGACATTATTCGCATATTACTGTATCCACATCGCAAACGGCGCTCAGTAAATGTCAGCATCCTCAGCCAAGCTCTAACCGTGTCTCTATCCACGAGCAAAACCTCTTCGGGCTCACCCTATACTAGTCTCTGCGATCAGCTCGACAATGAGGAGTCAACAACAATCATGGGCTGTTTGGCTGACTTTCCAAACCTGCAAAACATGAGATTTGCAGATATGTTCCCCGGTCTGATGTAA
- a CDS encoding uncharacterized protein (EggNog:ENOG41) codes for MLTPPSRVSFQPASCSDTQTALKATNICEFPERVDIVVLGMVHRMERLIGPVDWAGDGCFAWKVRQFNGRKVAFLGFRPAFWGDISGEVVHYLASRCGVREVLYLGKLGSVKKGLRPNTLLATGGLSYVRGQAVEWENVLEGSVARVAQACTVTGNHLTLGSVLHETKHWLATLPSSVDFVDPEVGMMAQAAVQSGIRFGYLHIISDNVAEKYDEDLSNERMRSVLTGRSKLYEVVQDVLEHHLSSVVGRSP; via the coding sequence ATGTTGACACCTCCGTCTAGGGTGTCTTTCCAACCAGCCTCTTGCTCCGACACCCAAACCGCTCTCAAGGCTACTAATATTTGTGAATTCCCAGAAAGGGTTGACATTGTAGTTCTCGGCATGGTCCATCGCATGGAGCGGCTGATCGGCCCCGTGGATTGGGCTGGGGACGGCTGCTTTGCCTGGAAGGTGCGCCAATTCAATGGCCGTAAAGTGGCATTCCTAGGCTTTCGGCCTGCGTTTTGGGGCGATATCTCCGGAGAAGTCGTACACTATCTTGCGTCTCGGTGTGGTGTGCGTGAGGTTCTCTACCTTGGCAAGCTGGGAAGCGTTAAGAAGGGACTGAGGCCAAACACTTTGCTGGCAACCGGAGGGCTTTCGTACGTGCGTGGCCAAGCCGTGGAATGGGAAAATGTTCTTGAGGGTTCAGTTGCCCGTGTGGCTCAAGCCTGTACAGTTACAGGGAATCACTTAACTTTGGGGAGCGTCCTGCATGAAACGAAGCATTGGCTCGCAACGTTGCCGAGTTCTGTTGACTTTGTCGATCCCGAGGTGGGAATGATGGCCCAGGCAGCGGTTCAAAGTGGCATCCGGTTTGGGTACCTTCATATCATTTCGGATAATGTGGCCGAAAAGTACGACGAGGATCTCTCGAATGAGAGGATGCGGAGTGTCCTGACAGGGAGGTCTAAGCTTTATGAAGTCGTGCAAGATGTTTTAGAGCACCATCTCTCCTCGGTCGTAGGGAGAAGCCCGTAA
- a CDS encoding uncharacterized protein (EggNog:ENOG41) — translation MKAVRDAGHEIGLHGYSHENPTAMTMEQQRQVLDKTYRQLAEFTGKPPRGSVAPWWETSREGAQLLLDYGIEYDSSMSHHDCQAYYLPVGTSWTKIDYSKNAESWMKPLDMGTSTGLVEIPSNWYLDDLPPMMFIKKAPNSHGFVNARDVEDIWRDHFDYFYREYDEFIFPVTIHPDVSGRPHALLMHERLIEYFKKHEGVEFVTNEEICDDFKSKNKSAPGAIMPAERGAMLRKDA, via the exons ATGAAGGCCGTGAGAGACGCTGGCCATGAGATTGGCTTGCATGGCTACTCTCACGAGAATCCGACCGCCATGAcgatggagcagcagcggcaagtATTAGATAAGACGTACCGCCAGCTTGCCGAATTTACCGGCAAACCGCCCAGGGGTAGTGTCGCACCATG GTGGGAGACCAGCCGCGAAGGTGCCCAGCTTCTGTTGGACTATGGAATCGAGTACGACAGTAGCATGAGCCATCACGACTGCCAGGCCTACTATCTGCCTGTGGGAACATCTTGGACCAAAATTGACTATTCCAAGAATGCCGAGTCGTGGATGAAACCCCTTGATATGGGTACCAGCACGGGCTTGGTCGAGATTCCATCGAATTGGTACTTGGATGACCTGCCGCCAATGATGTTCATCAAGAAAGCACCCAACAGTCACGGTTTTGTAAACGCTCGAGACGTCGAGGACATTTGGCGCGATCATTTTGACTACTTTTATCGCGAATACGACGAGTTCATTTTCCCTGTGACTATTCACCCAGATGTATCGGGCCGACCGCATGCTTTACTCATGCATGAGAG ACTGATTGAATATTTCAAGAAGCATGAAGGAGTCGAATTCGTAACGAATGAAGAAATCTGTGATGAtttcaaaagcaaaaacaaatcCGCGCCAGGAGCCATAATGCCGGCAGAGCGAGGCGCTATGCTACGAAAGGACGcatga
- a CDS encoding uncharacterized protein (EggNog:ENOG41~SECRETED:SignalP(1-18)): MAVRSLAATLLLAVSALAKTDLAGCTYTDTVVQPSGLPGYDAYASRIWYVPGTGELCDFLDCGGGRAPPKTDVPGCPLYSGTATYSPSYLDLQTKAVDAAATSSAEASATGETLVIVKATTAKATTAEATTLATSVAVSQSASAAVTTAAPVVSSGSSTATASRGLSTGTPGHNGNGTSSGAHPTSSVPANGAAPNAAGIVGSVLAAGVVAAVALL, encoded by the coding sequence ATGGCTGTTCGATCCCTCGCCGCGACTCTCCTCCTGGCCGTCTCGGCCCTGGCCAAGACGGACCTTGCCGGCTGCACTTACACCGACACCGTCGTCCAGCCCAGCGGCCTGCCTGGCTACGACGCCTATGCCAGCCGCATCTGGTACGTCCCCGGCACCGGCGAGCTCTGCGACTTCCTggactgcggcggcggccgggCCCCCCCGAAGACGGACGTCCCGGGATGCCCGCTGTACTCGGGCACCGCCACCTACTCGCCCAGCTACCTCGACCTCCAGACCAAGGCCGTggatgctgccgccacctcctccgCCGAGGCCTCTGCTACCGGCGAGACCCTGGTGATCGTCAaggccaccaccgccaaggccaccaccgccgaggCCACGACCCTGGCTACCTCTGTTGCCGTTTCCCagtctgcctctgctgccgtTACCACCGCCGCTCCCGTCGTCTCCAGCGGCTCGTCCACGGCCACTGCCTCCAGGGGACTCTCCACCGGCACTCCTGGCcacaacggcaacggcaccTCCTCTGGCGCCCACCCCACCAGCTCTGTTCCCGCCAACGGTGCTGCTCCTAACGCTGCTGGCATTGTCGGATCCgtcctggctgctggtgtcgttgccgccgttgcTCTGCTGTAA
- a CDS encoding uncharacterized protein (EggNog:ENOG41) produces the protein MERIHGRKRHRTDKPSSQEQFLTNGGKKQRADDSPPETDHLAKEPKPGQPLEDVGQWKYPPEFWDRLSEIPLIHSAIEELERRTWTRPSYPPPPTELAKDFTPAVAVELVRFARHGGPDLRHLRGYPPAPDNHQPAVVVSSPPRSQATKSTNPTTRPVTSKSTTTKESATPYSRGFEQHLTDHAIHPTWRSRKPDLEDTRAALAVPRRSLSPSTFSNSVFETFQISNDQSKDEDDVKAHVVPVIIGARQPDHPMALNTLFGNLRPLTDGTLAPANPDIYYGAYPEELDRSIRNDLAGEIIPSTMQDKPMAPNFFMEVKGPNGGVAVAVRQARYHGAFGARAIHALQNYGKDGLEYGSSAYVFSSTYHDGALKLYAHHMTAPSAPDGRPEYHMTLVDAWAMTGNIDDFRRGATAFRNARDLAKQHRDSFVQSANARASQTRTAAAQADAAEPNEDDNPTPRDDVDPAQHIALQDADGELRQHIAIASSYDLEDAGEAPTVPLFPCTKDDSQEAEPDASHESGDGPSMSFISSFTSSFSSSKRLRQSFNPPFPIQRESWFEDSNATGRNLMKSEVMFDAVQ, from the coding sequence ATGGAGAGAATACACGGCCGAAAACGACACCGTACCGACAAGCCCTCGTCTCAAGAGCAATTTCTGACCAACGGCGGAAAGAAGCAACGCGCCGATGACTCTCCGCCCGAAACTGACCATCTGGCGAAGGAGCCTAAGCCCGGGCAGCCCCTTGAAGATGTCGGTCAATGGAAATATCCGCCAGAGTTTTGGGATAGACTGTCCGAGATCCCTCTCATCCACAGTGCTATAGAAGAACTTGAAAGGCGCACCTGGACTCGTCCTTCATATCCTCCACCTCCGACAGAGCTTGCCAAGGACTTTACGCCTGCTGTCGCTGTAGAGCTTGTACGATTTGCGAGACACGGCGGTCCAGATTTGCGTCATCTCCGGGGATATCCTCCCGCACCAGACAACCATCAACCCGCGGTCGTTGTGAGCTCCCCTCCGCGAAGCCAAGCAACCAAGTCCACCAATCCAACCACCCGTCCAGTAACCTCAAAGTCGACCACGACCAAAGAGTCGGCAACCCCATATAGCCGCGGCTTCGAACAGCATTTGACGGATCATGCCATTCATCCAACCTGGAGATCGCGAAAGCCCGACCTGGAAGATACGAGAGCGGCCCTTGCAGTTCCAAGGCGGTCTCTCTCACCGTCCACGTTTTCCAATAGCGTATTTGAAACATTTCAAATTTCCAACGATCAGTCcaaggacgaagatgatgtgAAAGCACATGTAGTTCCAGTAATCATTGGAGCTAGGCAACCCGATCACCCTATGGCTCTGAATACATTGTTTGGGAATCTTCGACCGCTCACAGACGGCACGCTGGCCCCGGCGAATCCAGATATCTATTACGGCGCCTACCCTGAAGAGCTTGACCGATCGATCCGTAACGATCTCGCCGGTGAGATCATACCGTCAACCATGCAGGACAAGCCTATGGCACCCAACTTTTTTATGGAGGTTAAAGGCCCAAATGGCGGTGTTGCTGTAGCAGTACGGCAAGCGCGTTATCATGGAGCATTTGGAGCCCGTGCTATACATGCGTTGCAAAACTATGGCAAAGATGGGCTAGAATACGGCAGCAGTGCCTATGTATTCAGCTCGACCTACCACGACGGCGCGCTGAAACTTTACGCCCACCACATGACGGCGCCGTCGGCCCCAGATGGGCGGCCTGAGTACCACATGACTCTGGTAGACGCATGGGCTATGACTGGCAATATAGATGATTTTCGCCGTGGGGCCACTGCGTTTAGAAACGCCAGGGACTTGGCAAAACAGCATCGTGATAGCTTCGTTCAAAGCGCAAACGCCAGAGCATCTCAGACGAGGACGGCCGCTGCTCAGGCAGACGCAGCTGAACCAAATGAAGATGATAACCCAACGCCTCGTGATGATGTGGATCCCGCACAACACATTGCTTTGCAGGACGCTGATGGCGAACTCCGGCAACACATTGCAATCGCTAGTTCGTACGACTTGGAAGATGCGGGCGAAGCGCCTACTgttcctctctttccttgCACAAAAGACGATTCTCAAGAGGCGGAACCAGATGCGAGCCATGAATCCGGCGATGGCCCCTCTATGAGTTTTATCTCGAGCTTCACATCGAGCTTTAGCAGTTCCAAGCGTCTGAGACAATCTTTCAATCCCCCCTTCCCAATCCAGCGGGAGTCGTGGTTCGAAGACTCGAACGCGACCGGACGCAATCTTATGAAGAGCGAGGTGATGTTTGATGCGGTCCAGTAG
- a CDS encoding uncharacterized protein (EggNog:ENOG41) has protein sequence MVSTKYDFKCAVITGGAGGIGKGLAIDFIKRGKKVILVGRTKSKLEATSKEIGAAAYYVLDTGRIQDIAPFITQVLSDHPDVDCLVNNAGVQRPLDVVNDDPATLLAKADEEININVHGPLHLAVGFLPHFKKSNGTPVIINVSSIVGYNPFLTINPVYNGTKAWVHFWTMNLRTQLHQNGYTNIGVVEIVPPTVATDLHRERADPDDNKKHKNKSALSIDEFLSEVNLGLDSGKDTIGAGAAQDLVERWYSAYGDEYDEKTARG, from the coding sequence ATGGTTTCTACAAAATACGACTTCAAGTGCGCTGTGATTAcaggaggcgctggaggTATTGGAAAAGGTCTCGCcatcgacttcatcaagcGAGGCAAAAAAGTCATCCTAGTCGGACGAACAAAGTCAAAACTCGAAGCTACTAGCAAGGAGATTGGAGCCGCCGCCTATTACGTCCTCGACACAGGAAGAATTCAAGACATTGCGCCTTTCATTACTCAAGTCTTATCAGACCATCCTGATGTTGACTGTCTGGTCAATAATGCGGGAGTACAGCGCCCGCTAGATGTGGTAAATGATGACCCAGCGACGCTTTTGGCAaaggcagatgaagaaatcaACATCAATGTTCACGGGCCTTTGCATTTGGCAGTGGGCTTTCTGCCACACTTCAAGAAGTCCAATGGAACGCCTGTAATCATCAACGTCTCGAGCATTGTGGGCTACAATCCATTCTTGACCATCAACCCGGTTTATAACGGTACCAAAGCGTGGGTGCACTTCTGGACTATGAATCTGAGGACACAACTGCACCAAAATGGATATACCAACATTGGCGTGGTAGAAATCGTACCACCAACAGTGGCCACCGACCTTCACCGCGAAAGGGCAGATCCTGACGACAACAAGAAACACAAGAATAAGTCGGCACTCAGTATTGATGAGTTCCTGTCCGAGGTGAACCTTGGCCTTGATTCTGGAAAAGACACTATTGGGGCTGGTGCAGCACAGGACCTGGTTGAACGGTGGTATAGCGCCTACGGGGATGAATATGACGAGAAGACTGCTCGTGGTTGA